The Oncorhynchus clarkii lewisi isolate Uvic-CL-2024 chromosome 12, UVic_Ocla_1.0, whole genome shotgun sequence genome segment CCTGGTGGAGAGCATGGCAAAGAAAGGTTCTAATGTGCCAGAGAAACCCAGGACGCCTCAGCAGCTATGGTACAGTCACGAGAAGAAGGCCTTCCTCAAAACACACGCAGACGTGAGTTACGCTTTTCAGGACAGTTTGTTAGCAACCAACAAAAACACAATGTTCACACTCAATGCTAACGTGCTAAAGTTGAACTATGTCCATCTGAAGCAACATATATGTTCTAGAATCTATAATATCTGTTACTAGGCGACCACCAAAGACATTAAAGACAGTCTTGGGAAGCAGTGGACACAGCTGTCAGACAAAAAGAGACTCAAGTGGATTGCCAAGTCCCTGGAGATGCACAAAGCATATGAGGTGGGAGCATCCTCAAATATGAGGCACAAGACTCTGAAGATGGCCAAATTACTGCCTGACTTGGCTATTTCCAAGAGGGTTAATTGATTTTTAACCCGTGACCCTGTTTGTTTTCCACAGGAGGTGATGAAGGGCTTCATtgagactcacccagagctcaaCATGAGCAACGAGGACATCGTCAAGTCCACCCTCACCAAGGCTGAGAGACATCTGAAGGACAAATCTGATGGCAGGCCAGACAAACCACCCCCGTGAGTACTAATCCACACCAGCACACTTTTAATCTTACCACTGGGTGATCACATTGTTAACTGGACTTGGTGACGAGGGTTGTGACCGTGTTGTGTATTCTGTGTGTTTTATAGGAATGGTTACTCCATGTTCTGTGCGGAGTTgatgtccagtatgaaggacgtGCCCAGTACAGAGCGCATGGTCATGTGCAGCCAGCAGTGGAAGCTGCTGAAACATAACGAGAAGGACGGCTACCAGAAACGCTGCGAGCAGGTCTGTACTTCACTAGCAGGTGGACTGTTCACTCCAATGTTGACTTTTTGGACATACTGTCAGAAGTCCTAAGTGCTCAACTTTTCACAATTCTCTTtttcagagaaagaaagaatacGAAGTCGAGATGAACCGGTTTCTTTGTGTAAGTTTGTTTTtctacatgtatgtgtgtgtctgtatatagttgaagttggaagtttacatacactgacacagaacccaaaccggctgcgcgtgtgtgccatcgtgcatacatttattttgtccccccacatcAAACGTGATCACGaaacgcaggttaaaatatcaaaacaaactctgaaccaattacattaatggGGAcaagtcgaaaagcattaaacatgtatggcaatttagctagcttgcacttgctagctaatttgtcccatttagctagcttgttgttgctagctaatttgtcctgggatataaacattgagttgttattttaccagaaatgcacaaggtcctctactctgacaattaatccacacataaaacggtcaactgaatcgtttctagtcatctctcctccttccaggctttttcatctttgaacttatatggtgattggcatctaaactttcgtAGTATTACCACCACGACCGGCAacacagttcatctttcaatcacccacgtgggtataaccaatgaggagaaggcacgtgggtacctgcttctataagccagcagcataccaccctgcatcccaatgctggcttgcttctgaagctaagcaggtttggtcctggttggtccctggatgggagaccagatgcttctggaagtggtgttggagggccagtaggaggcactctttcctctggtctaaaaaatattttaatgcCCCTGGGCAGTGTTTGGGGACACTgctctgtgtagggtgccgtcttttggatgggatgttaaacgggtgtcctaactctctgaggtcattaaagatcccatggcacttatcgtaagagtaggggtgttaaccctggtgtcctggctaaattcacaagctgtccctcataccatcatggtcacctaaattcccagcttacaattggctcatttatccctctcctctcctgtaactattccccaggtcgttgctgtaaatgagaatgtgttctcagtcaacttacctggtaaaataataataaaaaattaaacgAGGAGATGGGAGACCTTGCagtgcgatctgcgtcagaaatagaaaggacttctattttagcccttggcaacgcagacgctcgtgagcagtgtgggtgcaaaaattgaataacatagatttctacatttattttgaaacGCTCGCGCACACGACGCTTGCGGTGTAGTCAGGGTtttaggagtcattaaaacttgtttttcaaccactccacaaatttctttttaacaaactatagttttggtaagtcggttaggagatctactttgtgcatgacacaagtaatttttccaacaattgtttacagacaaattatttcacttataaattcactatcacaattccagtggttcagaaatgttcatatactaagttgactgtgccttttaaacagcatggaaaattccagaaaatgatgtaatgggtttagaagcttctgataggcttattgacatcatttgaggcaattggaggtgtggctgtatgtcaaggcctaccttcaaactcagtgcctctttgcttgacaccatgggaatatcaaaagaaatcagccaagacctcagaaaaaatgtgtagaccaccacaagtctggttcatccttgggagcaatttccaaatatctgaaggtaccacgttcatctgtacaaacaatagtatgtaagtataaacaccataggaccacgcatCAAACCGCTCacgaaggagacgcgttctgtctcctagagttgaacgtactttggtgcgaaagtgctaatcaattccagaacaacagcaaaggaccttgtgaagatgctggaggaaacggtataaatgtatctatatccacagtaaaacgagtcctatatcgacataacctgaaaggccgcacagcaaggaagaagccactgctccaagtctgccataacaaagccagactacggcttgcaactgcacatggggacaacgatcgtactttttggagaaatatactctagtctgatgaaacaaaaatataactgtttggccataatgaccatcgttatgtttggaagaaacagggggaggcttgcaagccaaagaacaccatcccaaccgtgaagcacgggggtggcagcatgatgttgtgggggtgctttgctgcaggagggactggtgcacttcacaaaatagatggaatcatgagaatggaaaattatgtggatatattgaagcaacatctcaaagacatcagtcaggaagtgaaagcttggtcgcaaatgggtcttccaaatcaaCAATGataccaagcatacttccaaagttgtggcaaaatggcttaaggacaacaaagtcaaggtattggagtggccatcacaaagccctgacctcaatcctatagacagtttgtgtgtgtagaaCTGAAATgtcgtgtgcgagcaaggaggcctacaaacctgactcagttacaccagctctgtcaggaggcatgggccaaaattcgcccaacttattgtgggaagcttatggaagactatccaaaacttttgacccaagttaaataatttaaaggcaatgctaccaaatactaattgagtgtatgtaaacttctgacccactgggaatgtgatgaaagaaattaaagctgaaataaatcattctctctactattattctgacatttaaaaatgaagtgttgatcctaactgatctaaaacagggaatttttactgggattaaatgtcaggaattgtgaaaaactaagtttaaatgtatttggctaaggtgtatgtaaacatccaacTTCAACTGTTTCTAGTGAATGAGAGCAGAGGCAGTATGTATGTTATTTACTCAGTGTCTGTCTGCAGAGTATATCAGAGGAGGAGCAGCAGCGTGTGCTGGGGGAGCAGAAGATGATTGGCTTTAAGAAGGGCAGCGGGGGCAGCAAAAAGAAGAGCAGAGCAAAGGTAAGTCCCACAATGCGTCAGTATCACTCACCTCATCAGCTCCACATATTTCACAATAACAATCATAAGGAAGTATGAAATGGAGATGACTGTAATTTTATCAATCTCAGACAAAATAGATATTGACTGTAGTATGCATTATTTCACTGGTATTGTCACAGCCCTACTTTCTGCTTACAAGCATGGCAAGGAtgaacatatttttattttttttacaaattcaaTTGGATCAAGGGGTGTGTGCTTCACTTTTCCTGTTGCGATAAAGTTGTATTGAATTGAAAAAAGCTCCCATCGCTTAAATTGCAGCCTAGCCCAGAAAAGCCCAAAAGGCCCATCTCGGCCATGTTCATCTTCTCTGAAGAGAAACGTCCCAagctgcagcaagagcgaccagACCTGTCTGACAGTGAGCTCACCAGGCTGCTGGCACGCATGTGGAACGAGCTCTCAGATAAGAAGAAGGTACACACCCCAGTTTAATACACACTACCATAGTGCAGCTGAGGGAGGGTTCTGAACAGTAAGATGCAGTATATAAATATCTATGGTATAGAATAAAATGCAGTACGATGCATGACCGCATCAATTATATGGCATCGGCTTGTGTCGATGAAAGGGGATTTCTGGTTTCAGCCTCTACCTGTGATTGTTAGCTAAATAACTGACGTTGTCTTCCCCCTGTAGGAGAAGTACAAGCGCCTTGAGACGGTCCTGAAGGCAGAGTCTGTGAAGAAGGGACAAGAGGAGCGCAGCCGGCTGCCAGACACCCCCAAGACTGCACAGGACATCTGGCAGCAGAGCGTCATAGGAGACTACCTGGCCAGGTTCAAGGTGGGTGACACAACTATGACCTTGGATCAGGACTGCCTTTTAAAGCATGTCAACTGCTTCTCCCCTTGTCCTGACTATCTACCTCATTCCTCCTGTGCTTTACAGAACGACCGGCCAAAAGCCCAGAAAGCCATGGAAGCCACTTGGAACACcatggagaagaaggagaagatcaTGTGGATTAAGAAGGCAGCTGAGGACCAGAAACGATACGAGGTAAGTGGAATCCAATGTATCTGAAAGGCATAGGCCCCAGACATTTAAGTGTCCATTGAGACTTACTGGCACTCTTTTTGCTGACAGAGGGAGCTGAGTGAGATGCGCTCTCCTGCAACCATCATTGCCTCAGGGAAGAAGATGAAATTTGATGGTGAACCCAAGAAACCCCCTTCGTGAGTGTATTTCTGATGGAGTGCTTCTGTCTGTTTTTGATAACTATATTGATCTAGGATTTGTAAACGTACCTTTCAGGAATGGCTACCAGAAGTTCTCTCAGGAGATGCTGTCCAACGGAGAGCTGAACCACCTCCCTATGAAGGAACGCATGGGGGAGATCGGGGGCCGCTGGCAGAGGCAGCCCCAGAAGGAGAAGGACCGCTACAAAAAGATCGCTGAGGAGAAACAGAAGCTGTACAAAGTAGAGCTGGAGCGGTGGCTGGCGGTACGCCATCTTTGATTTGTTGCAGACACTAAGTGCATTGAACATCCTAGAAATTGTGTGCCTGTAATGACCTGACAAATTAAAATGTCCCTGCTTTCACAGAGCTTGTCCTCACAAGAAAGAAATGTGTACAAGGAGTACAACTCACAAGTAAGTCGTCCGTGCTATTCTATTATGCCTTAGAGTGAGTGTTACCACAAACTCTCCCTGTAGTTGCTGGCAAATTAACATGTAAACAAACTGAGTGTTAATCTTAATCTCCTATTGTCTTCCTCAGAAAAGAAAAACCCCAGTGAAACCAGGAGGCACTGCAGCCAAAGTTAAGGCCAAGGTAATCAAGAAGTCGGTAAGTCCCAGCTCTGTTCAGTTTATCATTACCACTCTACTTTTAATTTTACTACTCTGCTCTAAGTCAAACATCATTCATCTCTGACGATCAATCTTCCCCCAGGACacagaggatgatgatgatgatgatgaggaggaagagaaggaggctgcctcatcagataatGATTCTTCCAGTGCAGAGGACAGTGAggaggaagatgatgatgatgatgatgatgttagtTTTCAGACTTGGGTGAAATTCATCATTGCTGTTGGAAATTATAATGGTGCCCTTGACTGACATGACATGAGGCTAATGTTCTTGTTGTGCGACACCTCTTCTTGTAGAATGAGGAagacgacgatgatgatgatgaggaggcgGAGGATAAAGAGAACAAGTCAGAGGGGAGTAGCAGCAGTGACTCGAGCTCAGTGGAGACATCGGACTCTGATTCAGACTGAAACTGGTCCATGGTGACCCAAGAGAGACTGAGCAGCGCTGAGCCAAGAGTTCAGGGAGCGCTGCCACTGTGCCGGCCCTGCTCTCCTCACAACCCACCACCAGAGGCAGCCCCTGCCCCACCATGTCCATTTCTCACTCGCTTTCTCTCTTCTGTGTTTCTTCATTGGTGTTCTGTACAAGGAGGGTGAAGACCCTAACACCACCACATCATGCCCTTCATCTGTTATTCCTCCAACCCTGCCTTGACCTGCTCCCCTGCCCAGCCCACACAACGCTGGGTTCAGGTGGGGACATTTGGCTTCCTTTCTATATTCTGTGACTAATAGGTTTCTATTAGCTTTTTTGGGGGTGACTGTTGATTTTGGCCCCATCCTGTTTTGTCAGTGTCTGTCAGATGCTAGAGGCCACGATTGTGAAGGGGGGAGCGGGGAGTTGTGAACAGGCCTCCGAGAGCCAAAGAACCTATTTGTCTGTGGGGTTATTTTGGGGTGGGGGGTGCAGGGGACCAAATAATTGCACTCTTGAGAATGTTTCCTTTAGTCTTTTGTTCTTCAGCGCCTCTCAACTTTCGTCCTGCTCTCAATGTGTATGTTTTAATTATTAGGTTCTTAACGAGGTGGTATCTTCAGGAAAAATTAAGCCATTATGAATGTCTCTTGTTGTTGCTGGAAATTTAGAGGAGATGTATTCATCCACAGTTTTAGTTAGATTTTGATGCATTTAGTAAAATGGCTTTTGCTTGTCTTTGACAGGTGTTCAAGTTCAAAGGTGACTGACAGTCTATTTATTTATGCTACATAGAAATGCGTCCAAGCTTTTTTGGGGGACAATTTCAAGGGTCTTTGTGGAGCAAGTCCAAGACAATTCTGTTTGACTCATGTTGGTTCTCATGTTGATTTTTCAGTTTAGATTTGTTCATCCACTGGCCTGTTGAACAGAATAAATAATGAATGTTTCTTAGTGGCATCAAAGGAATATATCGTTTATCGATTAAGAGTTTTTGCTTGCCACTCTTACAGAGTAGTTATTTTTTCCCGGACTGCAGATAACAAACAGACTATGTTGTACAATTTAATATTGGTTTTGATTTCTTCCTTGAACCACTGTTTTACACTTCTATTTGATCTAAAGCTGATTTAATGAATTTGTTTTAATAATGTTGAGGGCTGTGGTCAGTTCCATTTGAAATCAGGGATAGATTGAAATGGATCCATTTAgttattttaaataaaataaaattgaccccaaccccgatATTCTTTTAGTCGAAGTATCCCATAAAATCTTTGCACTTCATGTAAGCCTGTCCCATACTTCCTGTGGTAAACTGTTCAGCCccttcatgtgtttgtatgagaGCGACTGCATTGGTGTGTGCTGTCTGCATCCTGCGTTTGACTGTGGCTTCGATTATCTACTCTTCTCCGTGTGTGTACTTCTCCACTGCCCAAGGATTAAAAAACATTTGCTTGGTGAGAGAATGGGCTAGACTGTGTTCCTAAAAATGTTTCTTACACCAGTCGCATGCTTTTAAATCCTTGAGGGGGCAGTGAACGAGTTTGCACTTAGGGGAGAAGGGTACAGAACCCGACTGCAATCTGTGAAGGATGTATGTGCCTGTGTGGTGTAGGAGGCACTTCTCATCCCATTACAACACAAACACCTTGATGAAGATTTTTGTTAATGCCCTTTTCTCAAAATGATTAAAGCTGAGTTGTGTGGTCCTGTTGGTTACCAGCACAAGGACAGATGTGTTAGACAACCCACTGGACAGGTTATGTCATAAGTTTAACTTGTTTCCAGGGCAGTACAATGGGTTAACAATGGCCCCAGTTTTAAATGGGACTGAATTAGTCCATTTCTAAATCTCATAATTGTTGATTAACACCAGCATGGTGGGCTATATATGATTTGGTGAAGGGAATGTGGGAAATGTTATGGAGGGTGGGATACTGGATTCGGGAAAGGGATTTGTGGGATGGTGTTGCCAATGGGGATACAACATACTGTTTGTATGGTATTTGTAAATATTGCTTTTTTTGTATTGTGTGGAATTACTTTGATTTGTAGTTTGATTTATTTGGCCAAGTCTTGTCAGTGGCTCCGTCGGAGGTGTGAGTCCATTGCTTGCAGGGGAAACGTTTTTGATTGTGTTTGTCCGTTTTAGTTACTATCTCTCCCCATGTTGGTTTCTTTGTATAAATGACTAAATGAGAACGGCTTTACAGATTTGTACTGCTGATCATTTGACACATTTTTGATGTTTTCTATAGCAGAGGGTGTTATGTCCCTGCTATTTAAGCATTTGGCAAATAAACTTGGTCTTTAATAAAGTATACATATTGCAttcattttttttacaaatgattgTAGGTATTATATGATGGATGTTGAAGACAATTGCCTACTGAAAATGGATAATGGACCAACTCAAATAATATGTTCGAAATGCCGACCAAACAATAGTGTCCTAAATAAATGGATCAATTAGAATTGTCAGATACTTACAACTAGATATATAAATATACCCTAATCTGTGATTTGGTTGTTTCATGAGAACTAATCGATAAACGATAACCGTGATTATTTCACCTCTTCCCTTTCCGTCAATAACAGAAATGGCCACTCGCGAGAGGGGGCGGATCCAGAGAGCCGAGGTTTTTTCTATTTAATTATTGCATATCCAATTAAACATTAAATGTATGCACTTAAGTACAGTCACTTGATTTGATTAGAAGTTAATTTCCTTTCTCTGCCATTTTTTCCCCGACTTTAGGCCAAGTAAAACTGCACGGAGAACCTCGGTGATCGTTTAGTGAGGTCTGTTAGGGAGGAAAATGGCAGACTCTTTTTCCATTTTCTTATTTCCCTTTGACTGCTCTGCTGGATCACATTTAAATGACTAGCTAATAGCTACAACAACATGTATCATCCTAGCTAGATACAATGTAGCAAAATAATATATTGTCAATGTCCAGCTAAACTGTAACGGCTCAATCATAGATTGGTCGTTCATGGTGAGTGCGAGCTGACCAGTATGATATTCTCTGTAAAGAAATCATTGAAATAATTGTACGTACACGTATTAGTAAGATTATGTGCAATGAGCTgatttgttagctagctatgtttttgCTATCGGTAGCAGATATTaggaaaatatttgttttgctAACTAGATAGCTCATTTGCTGTCTATCAGTTGTAACTGCGTTCTATCCTAGCTAATATCGAACGTTAGCGCAAGCTAACACGTAGTAGCCGTGTCTTAATGCTCACTCTAGTCTCTAGACAATACAACTGTTCTGGCTTTACTTAATTTTTTGTTCTGGTTCTGTCTTGTATTGTGTAGCCGCAACACCAAATTTACTAATTCAGTGaaatttatttgtttatttgtttcaACAGCTAACCAAAACAATATCAGGCAGTCACCTCTGCCAACTATTAGCGAAGAAGAGGTCTCAACTGAGTGTCGGTGCTCCTTTGTAAGTGTTGATTCAGTCTCAGTCTGGGACTTTTGTTGGGTTTTGTCCAACAAATGGATAATCTCTTGTCTCATCActtattttttattgtttgaaTGACTGAGGTATTTTAAATCACTAAATGTGTGCATTTCCTGTTTTCAGCTCTGTTGTCCCCCATAGCTGTGCCATGTAGAAGGCAGTGATTCGCCCTTCAAATTTTGCAAATGAAAATGGAGGATATGTCTCTGTCGGGCCTGGACAACACCAAGCTAGAGGTGAGTAGTGGACTACACTTGCTTTAAAACAGGAAGTTGCTCATGTAGTTTCCTTTCCTTTGTGACTTTATTTTTTTCTGCCCTCCACAGGCCTTGGCTCAGGACATCTACTCGGACCTGGTGGAGGACGCCTGTTTGGGCCTTTGTTTCGAGGTGCATCGTGCTGTcaaacagggctacttcttcctGGATGACACGGACCAAGAAAGCATGAAGGACTTTGGTTAGGACCAGAGTGCTTTCTCCTGGGTCTGGTTATCTGGTTCATCTCTCTGCCTTTAATTTGTTAGTTTATCTTTCATGTATGTTCTCGCCTTGCTCCGTAGAAATCGTTGACCAACCAGGAGTGGACATTTTCGGGCAAGTGTACAATCAGTGGAAAAacaaggagtgtgtgtgtcccAACTGCAACCGGAGCATTGCTGCGTCCCGCTTTGCCCCTCATCTGGAGAAATGCTTGGGCATGGGGCGCAACAGCAGCCGCATCGCCAACCGCAGGTCAGCAAGGGGCACTGGACATGGACAGTGGACACTACACTACAATGTAACAAAGAAAACAAACCAATACATTCCTCAAGTGATTGGGCAATTCTGATAATTTTCTTGATATTGGTCTACAGAATAGCAAGCAGTAACAACATGAACAACAAATCAGAGAGCGATCAGGAAGACAATGATGATGTCAATGACAATGACTGGTCGTATGGCTCAGAAAAAAAAGGTGAGAATAAAACAAGTGTGAATCCCTGTCTGAATGTTTTTTTGTGACTTTAGCTGAACAAGCACATCTATGCTTGTCTTACACCCCTCTATTTTCCCTCTACAGCTAAGAAGAGAAAGTCAGATAAGGTATTTTTACATTCTTTGAAACAACATATACCTTTGGTAAGTTTCATTGCTGTGGAGATTCATGTTCTGTATGTTGTGTTTTTGTCCACATGTAATTGCAAGGGGGCCAATAGATACAAAATAACCTTAAGGATTTCTGGTATCCCTCTGTCCTTTCTGCTAGGGCCGGGATGATACCAGTATCGCATTACCCGTTAGTGTCGTGGCAAGGAAATCATTAAGTTGTTATccagtcacatgtatttattttataagCTATAGTGCACATTTTACAAAAATCAActttttaaaggaccaaatagTTTGCTCTGCTTTGTTTGAATTTTTCCCATGGATTTTTTTTTGCCATACTGGTATTGTCACAGCCCTACTTTCTGCTTACAAGCATGACAAGGATgaacattttagattttttttacaaattcaaTTGGATCAAGTGTGCTTCACTTTTCCTGTTGCATGCTTCACTAGTTGTTTGTGATATGTTCATCTAGATTAGTGTGAATCTAAATTGACAGTTCTTCTCTTTTTGTGTATTATTTCCTTAGAATCCAAATTCACCCAGAAGATCAAAATCTGTAAAGCATAAAAATGGTGAGTATAACATTACCTCTTAGAACCCATGTAAGATGCAGGTTAAGTGACAAACTATAAGCTGTGTGTCGTTTACATTTCCCATCTGGAATGTAAATATTTTCCAATTGAAACACATGATTAGAATGGcatttttctttttttagtctTAGTGGCAATCGGCAGTTAAAACAATAACAAGGCATCGTCGCCGCCCCTTATtctgtaaaaagctgagggattgTGCTAGAAATGTTTTACTACTCAAATTAAgaa includes the following:
- the LOC139421521 gene encoding ataxin-7-like protein 3 isoform X1, which translates into the protein MKMEDMSLSGLDNTKLEALAQDIYSDLVEDACLGLCFEVHRAVKQGYFFLDDTDQESMKDFEIVDQPGVDIFGQVYNQWKNKECVCPNCNRSIAASRFAPHLEKCLGMGRNSSRIANRRIASSNNMNNKSESDQEDNDDVNDNDWSYGSEKKAKKRKSDKVFLHSLKQHIPLNPNSPRRSKSVKHKNGELSNSVNADPYKYNYNTGINYETLGPDELRSLLTTQCGVISEHTKKMCTRSQRCPQHTDEQRRAVRVFLLGPSASSLPDADTMVESDCYDASDGQVLMSRLQWDGSSDISPSDSASSKASTNNSDSKKPKKKKKTSLGLNSTGGGGGSGSGGGSSSQSSLVGQSNRKKKPKLPVPPAPSIYDNLN
- the LOC139421521 gene encoding ataxin-7-like protein 3 isoform X3, translating into MKMEDMSLSGLDNTKLEALAQDIYSDLVEDACLGLCFEVHRAVKQGYFFLDDTDQESMKDFEIVDQPGVDIFGQVYNQWKNKECVCPNCNRSIAASRFAPHLEKCLGMGRNSSRIANRRIASSNNMNNKSESDQEDNDDVNDNDWSYGSEKKAKKRKSDKVFLHSLKQHIPLNPNSPRRSKSVKHKNGELSNSVNADPYKYNYNTGINYETLGPDELRSLLTTQCGVISEHTKKMCTRSSLPDADTMVESDCYDASDGQVLMSRLQWDGSSDISPSDSASSKASTNNSDSKKPKKKKKTSLGLNSTGGGGGSGSGGGSSSQSSLVGQSNRKKKPKLPVPPAPSIYDNLN
- the LOC139421521 gene encoding ataxin-7-like protein 3 isoform X4, whose translation is MKMEDMSLSGLDNTKLEALAQDIYSDLVEDACLGLCFEVHRAVKQGYFFLDDTDQESMKDFEIVDQPGVDIFGQVYNQWKNKECVCPNCNRSIAASRFAPHLEKCLGMGRNSSRIANRRIASSNNMNNKSESDQEDNDDVNDNDWSYGSEKKAKKRKSDKNPNSPRRSKSVKHKNGELSNSVNADPYKYNYNTGINYETLGPDELRSLLTTQCGVISEHTKKMCTRSSLPDADTMVESDCYDASDGQVLMSRLQWDGSSDISPSDSASSKASTNNSDSKKPKKKKKTSLGLNSTGGGGGSGSGGGSSSQSSLVGQSNRKKKPKLPVPPAPSIYDNLN
- the LOC139421521 gene encoding ataxin-7-like protein 3 isoform X6 gives rise to the protein MKMEDMSLSGLDNTKLEALAQDIYSDLVEDACLGLCFEVHRAVKQGYFFLDDTDQESMKDFEIVDQPGVDIFGQVYNQWKNKECVCPNCNRSIAASRFAPHLEKCLGMGRNSSRIANRRIASSNNMNNKSESDQEDNDDVNDNDWSYGSEKKAKKRKSDKNPNSPRRSKSVKHKNVLE
- the LOC139421521 gene encoding ataxin-7-like protein 3 isoform X7 yields the protein MKMEDMSLSGLDNTKLEALAQDIYSDLVEDACLGLCFEVHRAVKQGYFFLDDTDQESMKDFEIVDQPGVDIFGQVYNQWKNKECVCPNCNRSIAASRFAPHLEKCLGMGRNSSRIANRRIASSNNMNNKSESDQEDNDDVNDNDWSYGSEKKAKKRKSDKNPNSPRRSKSVKHKNE
- the LOC139421521 gene encoding ataxin-7-like protein 3 isoform X5, which encodes MKMEDMSLSGLDNTKLEALAQDIYSDLVEDACLGLCFEVHRAVKQGYFFLDDTDQESMKDFEIVDQPGVDIFGQVYNQWKNKECVCPNCNRSIAASRFAPHLEKCLGMGRNSSRIANRRIASSNNMNNKSESDQEDNDDVNDNDWSYGSEKKAKKRKSDKNPNSPRRSKSVKHKNALLEPKLCCRSGSSMRAVER